The proteins below are encoded in one region of Bremerella sp. P1:
- a CDS encoding ketoacyl-ACP synthase III yields MKYASIGPISTYLPQKIETNQQLQDEFPSWDMDLIYTKTGIASRHIAEPGETAADLGVKAAEKLFEEYQIDPQSIDFLLFCTQTPDYPLPTSACLMQQRLGLRISCGALDFNLGCSGFIYGLSLAEGLIRAGIARRVLFITAETYSKYIDHDDRSLRTIFGDAAAATLLEASDEPTLDGFHFGTDGSGADTLMVTDGGARLPEDAHKPRHRKRWNSRLYMDGPALINFTVGAIPQLVQNIFSAAGIPKSDVELYLFHQATRKMLEQLQEALEIERDRMPIALETVGNTVSATIPLLIHDLRQQNRLTKGAKHLLVGFGVGWSWGGCIWHDQYGNGD; encoded by the coding sequence GTGAAATACGCATCCATAGGTCCCATCTCTACCTACCTTCCCCAAAAGATTGAGACCAACCAGCAACTCCAGGACGAATTTCCCAGCTGGGATATGGATCTCATCTATACGAAGACCGGGATTGCATCGCGTCATATCGCCGAGCCCGGCGAAACCGCTGCCGATTTGGGCGTGAAAGCGGCTGAGAAGCTATTTGAAGAGTATCAGATCGATCCGCAATCGATCGATTTCCTGCTCTTCTGTACGCAAACGCCCGACTATCCGCTGCCTACGTCGGCCTGCTTGATGCAGCAGCGGCTGGGCCTGCGAATCTCGTGCGGAGCGTTGGATTTCAACCTGGGCTGTTCCGGGTTCATTTACGGCCTGTCACTGGCCGAGGGGCTCATCCGTGCTGGCATTGCTCGCCGAGTCCTGTTTATCACGGCCGAGACGTACTCGAAATACATTGATCACGACGACCGCAGTCTGCGGACGATTTTCGGCGACGCGGCCGCTGCCACGCTGCTGGAAGCCAGCGATGAGCCAACGCTCGATGGCTTTCATTTCGGCACCGACGGAAGCGGAGCCGATACGCTGATGGTCACCGACGGGGGAGCCCGTCTGCCCGAAGACGCCCACAAGCCACGCCACCGGAAGCGCTGGAACAGCCGCTTGTACATGGATGGTCCGGCCTTGATCAACTTCACCGTGGGGGCCATTCCTCAGCTGGTGCAGAACATCTTCTCCGCCGCCGGGATTCCGAAATCGGACGTGGAACTCTATCTATTTCATCAGGCGACCCGTAAAATGCTGGAGCAGTTGCAGGAAGCCCTGGAGATCGAACGCGATCGCATGCCGATCGCATTAGAGACCGTTGGCAACACGGTCTCGGCGACGATTCCCCTTTTGATTCACGACTTGCGACAGCAGAATCGACTGACCAAAGGAGCCAAGCACCTTCTGGTAGGCTTTGGGGTCGGTTGGTCCTGGGGCGGATGCATCTGGCATGATCAATACGGCAACGGCGATTGA
- a CDS encoding YqgE/AlgH family protein has translation MQSLAGQFLIASPYLPDPNFLRTVVLMVQHDDEGALGLVLTRPINLTVQEVWKNVSGENIDAPESVLQGGPVEGPLMAIHQEENLAELEVIPGVYFSSQRENIEPLIRESRNDFRLFLGYSGWGAQQLEAEMEVGGWLTLPAKKEQVFETDNDILWKSVSGEVGSNIMRDSLNLKRMPQDPNMN, from the coding sequence ATGCAATCTTTGGCCGGACAATTCCTGATTGCGTCTCCTTACCTGCCCGATCCCAATTTTCTGCGGACCGTCGTGCTGATGGTCCAGCATGACGACGAAGGGGCCCTGGGCCTGGTTCTTACCCGCCCGATCAATCTCACCGTCCAGGAAGTCTGGAAGAACGTCTCTGGCGAGAACATCGACGCCCCGGAAAGCGTGCTGCAAGGAGGCCCCGTCGAAGGTCCCTTGATGGCGATCCATCAGGAAGAGAATCTCGCCGAGCTGGAAGTCATTCCTGGCGTCTACTTCTCGAGCCAGCGCGAAAACATCGAGCCGCTGATTCGCGAAAGCCGCAACGACTTCCGCTTGTTCCTTGGCTACTCAGGCTGGGGAGCCCAGCAACTGGAAGCGGAGATGGAAGTCGGCGGTTGGCTCACCCTGCCGGCCAAGAAAGAACAGGTCTTCGAGACCGACAACGACATCCTCTGGAAAAGCGTCTCCGGCGAGGTCGGCTCGAATATCATGCGCGATTCCTTGAATCTGAAGCGCATGCCGCAAGACCCGAACATGAACTAA
- a CDS encoding M24 family metallopeptidase — MLGIDIDACRSRQKRLLNALESQSLDAIVVTQNEHVQWLAGPRYDFKFSPAAVLFADGRLAMVAPNEAPESVAADDIRTYEAQWLCTLRNDQRAASSEKVLDILKEAGSIKRLGVEYSSYPVHVASQFSAELVDVEPEIYRQRRKKDADELAKIRMAISGTEKMYEKAREIICPGINELEVFNQLQAAAVMQFGEALTGTGNDYASGEMGGPARDRQVEDGELYILDLGPAFRGYFADNSRAIAVNGKPTDEQQEAWTYIMKVFAHLESVVKPGKSCKELFLEVQDILKEAPIGEFPHHLGHGIGLYPHEAPHLNSSWDDTFAVGDVFTCEPGLYDARLKFGMRLENDYLVTENGIENLSPFKMELA, encoded by the coding sequence ATGCTTGGAATCGACATCGACGCTTGCCGTAGTCGCCAGAAACGCTTGTTAAACGCATTGGAAAGCCAATCGCTGGACGCCATCGTCGTCACGCAGAACGAGCACGTCCAATGGCTGGCAGGCCCTCGCTACGATTTTAAGTTCTCCCCGGCGGCTGTACTGTTTGCCGATGGCCGCCTGGCGATGGTGGCCCCGAACGAAGCCCCCGAATCGGTCGCCGCGGATGACATTCGCACCTACGAAGCCCAGTGGCTATGCACGCTGCGAAACGATCAACGAGCCGCCTCGAGCGAGAAAGTCCTCGACATCCTCAAAGAGGCAGGCTCGATCAAGCGTCTCGGCGTTGAGTACTCCAGCTACCCCGTTCACGTGGCGAGCCAGTTCAGTGCCGAGCTGGTCGATGTCGAGCCGGAGATCTATCGTCAGCGCCGCAAGAAGGACGCCGACGAGTTGGCCAAGATCCGCATGGCCATCAGCGGCACCGAGAAGATGTACGAGAAGGCTCGCGAGATCATCTGCCCTGGTATTAACGAACTGGAAGTCTTCAACCAACTACAGGCCGCGGCAGTCATGCAGTTCGGCGAAGCGTTGACTGGTACCGGCAACGACTATGCCAGCGGCGAGATGGGAGGCCCTGCTCGCGATCGCCAGGTAGAAGATGGCGAGCTGTACATTCTCGACCTGGGGCCAGCCTTCCGGGGTTATTTCGCCGACAACAGCCGTGCGATCGCCGTGAATGGCAAGCCAACCGACGAGCAGCAGGAAGCCTGGACCTACATCATGAAGGTCTTCGCCCATCTGGAATCGGTTGTGAAGCCCGGTAAGAGCTGCAAGGAGCTGTTCCTGGAAGTTCAGGACATCCTGAAGGAAGCCCCGATCGGCGAGTTCCCCCATCACCTGGGACACGGAATCGGGCTCTACCCTCACGAAGCCCCGCACCTGAATTCCAGCTGGGACGATACGTTCGCCGTGGGTGACGTCTTTACCTGCGAGCCCGGCCTGTACGATGCTCGACTGAAGTTCGGCATGCGTCTGGAAAACGACTACCTGGTTACCGAGAACGGCATCGAGAACCTCTCGCCGTTCAAAATGGAACTGGCCTAG